The following are encoded together in the Phaseolus vulgaris cultivar G19833 chromosome 9, P. vulgaris v2.0, whole genome shotgun sequence genome:
- the LOC137820298 gene encoding polyadenylate-binding protein-interacting protein 12-like, which produces MAVPENVGAKIGSSSQNLDNSVVSSDSGEVEQSKPRSGSINGDQKLNNGVFNHQDRVPSTMSMPNSNYNYKAQMSQMHANGVSNDGYGMDEENGGDSFKRDMRDLEDLLSKLNPMAEEFVPPSLTNTPGYLPGPGAGAGTGFGFPNNFILLNGFGNANGQTNRRRKNGYNHGKRRVNHKIDMEKREEMIKRTVYVSDIDQLVTEEQLAALFLGCGQVVDCRVCGDPNSILRFAFIEFTDEEGARAALSLSGTMLGYYPLRVLPSKTAIAPVNPTFLPRSEDEREMCSRTIYCTNIDKKLTQADVKHFFESICGEVQRLRLLGDYHHSTRIAFVEFTLAESAIAALSCSGVILGSLPIRVSPSKTPVRSRAPRPSMH; this is translated from the exons ATGGCCGTTCCTGAGAATGTTGGGGCCAAAATCGGTTCTTCCAGTCAAAATTTGGACAACAGTGTAGTGTCATCGGACTCAGGCGAGGTTGAGCAATCGAAACCCAGAAGCGGGTCCATCAACGGCGATCAGAAGCTGAACAACGGCGTGTTCAACCACCAAGATAGAGTTCCTAGCACTATGTCAATGCCCAATAGCAATTATAACTACAAAGCCCAAATGAGTCAGATGCACGCAAATGGGGTGAGCAATGATGGATATGGGATGGATGAGGAGAATGGGGGTGACAGTTTCAAGCGTGATATGAGGGATTTGGAAGATCTCCTGTCAAAGTTGAATCCCATGGCTGAGGAATTTGTGCCCCCTTCACTAACCAATACTCCTGGCTACCTACCTGGACCTGGTGCAGGTGCCGGTACCGGGTTTGGTTTCCCTAATAATTTTATACTGCTCAATGGTTTTGGTAATGCTAACGGTCAAACTAACAGAAGG AGGAAGAATGGTTATAATCATGGGAAGCGAAGAGTGAATCATAAAATAGATATGGAGAAAAGAGAGGAGATGATTAAGAGGACTGTTTATGTGTCTGACATTGATCAACTG GTCACTGAAGAGCAGTTGGCAGCACTGTTTCTTGGCTGTGGCCAG GTTGTTGATTGCCGTGTTTGCGGAGATCCTAATTCTATTCTTCGGTTTGCCTTCATCGAGTTTACAGACGAAG AAGGTGCAAGAGCTGCTTTGAGCCTGTCTGGAACTATGCTTGGATATTACCCTTTGCGAGTTCTGCCTTCAAAAACTGCTATTGCACCTGTTAACCCAACATTTTTGCCCAGG TCTGAAGATGAAAGGGAGATGTGTTCAAGAACAATTTATTGCACAAATATCGACAAGAAG CTTACTCAAGCCGATGTTAAACACTTCTTTGAATCTATTTGTGGAGAG GTTCAACGGTTGAGGCTTCTTGGGGATTACCATCATTCAACTCGAATTGCCTTTGTTGAGTTCACTCTG GCTGAGAGTGCAATTGCTGCTCTAAGCTGTAGTGGGGTGATTCTTGGTTCATTGCCCATAAG GGTAAGTCCATCGAAGACACCAGTTCGATCGCGTGCTCCTCGTCCTTCCATGCACTGA
- the LOC137821566 gene encoding uncharacterized protein, which produces MSQPRQNKMMSPNLAKQVGDTTYTKIFVGGLAWETKRDSLKRYFDQFGEILEAVVITDRITGRSKGYGFVTFKDPNSAARACLNPYPVIDGRRANCNLASLGAQKYDPSTTGRQKFSSPSWNTAPVPFQGTSTYYNQHIPHYPFPYPAYRYPGFTHPQDLYEMDYNNAYGGQQVSLRWYPAYCQPFYGLGRQIIPTTYVKKVIPDMPSQELTVVGFSEPTSASASIPSTDTGAVPATEVLESPQEQTSSTP; this is translated from the exons ATGTCACAGCCAAGGCAAAACAAGATGATGAGTCCAAACCTTGCCAAACAAGTTGGTGACACAACCTATACTAAGATCTTTGTTGGAGGATTGGCCTGGGAGACCAAGAGAGACTCTCTGAAACGCTATTTTGATCAGTTTGGGGAGATCTTAGAGGCGGTTGTCATCACTGATAGAATCACTGGAAGATCAAAAGGATATGGCTTT GTGACCTTCAAGGACCCAAATTCTGCAGCAAGGGCTTGTCTGAATCCCTATCCTGTGATTGATGGAAGGAGAGCTAATTGTAATCTTGCATCCCTTGGTGCCCAGAAATATGATCCATCTACAACAG GAAGACAAAAATTCAGTAGCCCTTCATGGAATACGGCACCAGTCCCGTTTCAAGGCACCTCCACTTATTATAATCAACACATACCTCACTACCCATTTCCGTATCCAGCCTACAG GTATCCTGGTTTTACTCATCCACAAGACCTGTATGAAATG GACTACAATAATGCATATGGTGGACAGCAGGTTTCCCTCCGCTGGTATCCAGCGTATTGCCAGCCCTTTTATGGCCTTGGTAGACAGATTATTCCAACAACCTATGTTAAAAAGGTCATCCCTGACATGCCATCTCAGGAGCTCACAGTTGTTGGCTTTTCAGAACCTACTTCAGCTTCTGCCTCAATTCCCAGCACTG ACACTGGAGCAGTACCTGCCACAGAAGTGTTAGAATCCCCTCAAGAACAGACATCTTCAACTCCTTAA